From a region of the Patescibacteria group bacterium genome:
- a CDS encoding cold shock domain-containing protein, which yields MQEGTIARLVTDRGFGFIAREGEEKDIFFHSNELKNVQFNDLQEGDKVTFEIAEGPKGLNATDVSRA from the coding sequence ATGCAAGAAGGAACAATCGCTCGATTGGTGACTGACCGAGGATTTGGCTTCATAGCTCGTGAAGGCGAGGAAAAAGACATCTTTTTCCATTCAAACGAGCTTAAGAACGTCCAATTCAACGATCTTCAAGAAGGTGACAAAGTAACATTTGAGATAGCAGAGGGTCCAAAGGGGCTCAATGCCACAGATGTCAGCCGAGCATAA
- a CDS encoding ribonuclease H-like domain-containing protein, translating into MPKLIFDIETIGEDFDSLDKTTQDSLTRWIKREARSDEEYQAKLKDLKEGLGFSPLTGEIVALGILDCEKNQAVVYFSAPNKDIKEYSKDNFIFKQKTEEEMLKSFWEGARKYQEFIGFNSRCFDVPFIMARSAKHKIKPTKNLMFNRYLSSQRFDAKHIDLLDQLSFYGAMQRKGSLHLWCRLFGIKSPKGQGVTGDEVSSLYAQGEYQKIAEYNSWDLRATRELYERWQEYFNI; encoded by the coding sequence ATGCCTAAATTAATTTTTGACATCGAAACCATTGGCGAGGATTTTGACAGTTTAGATAAGACTACGCAAGATTCTTTAACCCGCTGGATTAAACGTGAAGCTCGCAGTGATGAAGAATATCAAGCCAAACTAAAAGATTTAAAAGAAGGACTGGGGTTTTCGCCGTTGACTGGCGAAATCGTGGCTTTAGGGATTCTTGATTGTGAAAAGAATCAGGCCGTGGTTTATTTTAGCGCGCCTAATAAGGATATCAAAGAATATTCAAAAGACAATTTTATTTTTAAACAAAAAACCGAAGAAGAAATGCTTAAAAGTTTTTGGGAAGGAGCGCGGAAGTATCAGGAATTTATTGGTTTTAACAGTCGTTGTTTTGATGTGCCGTTTATTATGGCTCGGTCCGCTAAACATAAAATTAAGCCCACCAAAAATTTAATGTTCAACCGGTATTTAAGCAGCCAGAGATTTGACGCTAAACATATTGATTTGCTGGACCAATTAAGTTTTTATGGGGCAATGCAGCGCAAAGGCAGTTTGCATTTATGGTGCCGGTTGTTTGGCATTAAGAGCCCCAAAGGCCAAGGAGTAACTGGTGATGAGGTGAGCAGTCTTTACGCCCAAGGCGAGTATCAAAAAATTGCTGAATATAATAGTTGGGATTTGCGAGCGACTCGAGAGTTGTATGAGCGGTGGCAAGAGTATTTTAATATATAG
- the rdgB gene encoding RdgB/HAM1 family non-canonical purine NTP pyrophosphatase has product MKLIFATHNPGKVKEMRALLQGFDVEVLSAEQAGITEDVVEDGKTFEENALKKARFVAEMSGKWALADDSGLCIKALDGAPGIHSARWAGEAVLPEDLAAYTLKKMKAIPKEKRQAHFESTLVLMASDGRHWIFTGLVNGVISDKARGTALPKLPYDLIFIPEGRNKTFAEMSEEEKNSMSHRGRAFLKLKKFLKNKMQLRDLRIEQLNNK; this is encoded by the coding sequence ATGAAGTTAATTTTTGCTACTCATAATCCGGGAAAAGTAAAAGAAATGCGGGCATTGCTTCAAGGGTTTGATGTTGAGGTCTTAAGCGCGGAGCAAGCTGGTATAACGGAGGACGTGGTTGAGGATGGGAAAACCTTTGAAGAAAATGCTTTGAAAAAGGCGCGATTTGTGGCTGAAATGTCTGGCAAGTGGGCCTTGGCTGATGATTCTGGCTTGTGCATTAAAGCTTTAGATGGAGCGCCAGGTATTCACTCGGCTCGTTGGGCAGGAGAGGCGGTTCTGCCTGAAGATCTAGCCGCCTACACCCTCAAGAAGATGAAAGCCATTCCTAAAGAAAAACGCCAAGCCCATTTTGAATCAACCCTGGTTTTAATGGCTTCTGATGGTAGACATTGGATTTTTACGGGTTTGGTTAACGGGGTAATAAGTGATAAGGCGCGAGGCACGGCTCTGCCCAAGCTGCCCTATGATTTGATATTTATTCCAGAGGGTCGTAATAAAACCTTTGCAGAAATGAGTGAAGAAGAAAAAAACAGCATGAGTCATCGGGGAAGGGCGTTTCTAAAATTGAAGAAATTTTTAAAAAACAAGATGCAACTTAGAGATTTACGAATTGAACAATTGAATAATAAATAA
- a CDS encoding acylphosphatase, whose translation MPKHLNIKIFGQVQGVFFRDSAKRMADDLDIKGFVKNDSDGAVYIEAEGEESDLNEFLAWCRQGTDLARVEKIDVVDKELKNFNDFSIKL comes from the coding sequence ATGCCAAAACATCTAAACATTAAAATATTTGGTCAAGTCCAGGGAGTGTTCTTTCGGGATTCAGCCAAGAGAATGGCTGATGATTTGGATATCAAGGGTTTTGTTAAAAATGATTCGGACGGCGCGGTTTACATTGAAGCCGAAGGTGAAGAATCTGATTTGAATGAGTTTTTAGCTTGGTGCCGCCAAGGCACTGATTTAGCACGCGTTGAAAAAATAGATGTTGTTGACAAAGAGTTGAAAAATTTCAATGATTTTTCTATTAAATTATGA
- a CDS encoding Glu/Leu/Phe/Val dehydrogenase, translated as MNNTFDSILKRLKILQPLMNLTDDQVKLLTTHKKISQAELEVNGEKYPAWRIMHNDALGPGKGGIRFHPEVSEDEIKCLSFWMSLKNALVGLPFGGAKGGVRFNPKEKNKDELEQISRAYIDAFYKVLGETKDIPAPDVYTNEQVIAWMLDEYEKKVGYHEPGMITGKPVEIGGSPMRKEATAQGGFIIIEQAIKAFGGDKNNFSIAIQGFGNVGLNLAKMLYGAGFKIVSVSDSQAGIFNPKGLDINQVIAVKEDKGRVAEYPEAEKISNQELLGLEVDLLVLAALENQITEENVSRVKAKKIIEVANGPITSEADAVLKEKDILVIPDILANAGGVVASFFEWTQNRTGGICPPEHLKKKLEFMMKDSWNRVYTLFQENDENIDLRTVAWTVAIERILAAEKWRGHLK; from the coding sequence ATGAATAACACTTTTGATTCCATCCTCAAGCGCCTTAAAATTCTTCAGCCATTGATGAATTTGACTGATGATCAGGTTAAACTTCTAACCACCCACAAAAAAATTTCCCAAGCCGAGTTAGAAGTGAACGGAGAAAAATACCCGGCTTGGCGGATTATGCATAATGATGCTCTGGGTCCGGGCAAGGGCGGCATTCGGTTTCATCCCGAAGTCAGCGAGGATGAGATAAAATGCCTTTCTTTTTGGATGAGCTTAAAAAACGCTTTGGTTGGTTTGCCTTTTGGCGGGGCCAAGGGTGGCGTTCGATTTAACCCTAAAGAGAAAAACAAGGACGAGTTGGAGCAAATCAGCCGGGCTTATATTGATGCTTTTTATAAGGTTTTAGGTGAGACCAAAGATATTCCCGCGCCCGATGTTTATACTAATGAACAAGTCATAGCTTGGATGCTGGATGAATATGAGAAAAAAGTCGGCTATCACGAGCCCGGCATGATTACCGGCAAACCAGTTGAGATTGGAGGCTCTCCTATGCGCAAAGAAGCGACTGCCCAAGGCGGTTTTATTATTATAGAACAGGCGATAAAAGCTTTTGGAGGCGATAAAAATAATTTTTCAATCGCTATCCAGGGTTTTGGCAATGTTGGCCTAAATTTAGCTAAGATGCTTTATGGGGCGGGTTTTAAAATAGTAAGCGTGAGCGACAGCCAGGCAGGGATTTTTAATCCCAAGGGTTTGGATATTAATCAAGTGATAGCCGTTAAAGAGGACAAAGGCAGGGTGGCGGAGTATCCAGAAGCAGAAAAAATAAGCAATCAAGAACTGCTGGGGCTTGAGGTTGATTTGTTGGTTTTAGCTGCCTTGGAAAATCAGATTACCGAAGAAAATGTTAGCCGCGTTAAAGCTAAAAAAATCATAGAAGTAGCCAACGGTCCGATTACTTCTGAAGCTGATGCTGTGCTTAAAGAAAAAGACATTTTGGTTATCCCGGATATTTTGGCTAATGCCGGCGGCGTTGTTGCGAGTTTTTTTGAATGGACGCAAAATCGGACTGGCGGGATTTGTCCCCCAGAGCACTTAAAAAAGAAACTGGAATTTATGATGAAAGATTCGTGGAATAGGGTTTATACTTTATTTCAAGAGAATGACGAAAACATAGATTTACGCACTGTTGCTTGGACGGTGGCGATAGAAAGAATTTTGGCAGCGGAGAAATGGCGGGGGCATTTAAAGTAA